The sequence ACGGCCGGCTGGCGCAGGGCCAGGGAGCGGCGGGCCACCTCGACCAGCTCCGGCACCGTGGGGCGGCGCACCGGGAGCAGCACCTGCACGCGCTCCAGCAGTGACACGGGCACCAGGCCCTGCACGGCTTCGATCATTCCCGCGGTGGTGGGCACGGGCAGGCTGCCGCCCTCCCCTCGCACCCACAGGCCCAGGGACGACACGGCGCCGCGAGCGCTCATCACCACCGCGCGTTCCCGGTGGCTGGCGAGGAACGCGGTCAGCGCGGCCTGCCCGCCGGACTCCAGGCGGTCCACGTCCTCCACGAGGAGCGGCTCCGTGCCCGGCGTGGACTCCAGCGCCTCCACGGTCGTGAGCACTCCCTGGCCGCGCCGCTGGAGCGACTGGAAGAAGAGGCTCTTGCCGCAGCCTTCCGGGCCCACGAGCAGCAGGCAGCGCGCGCCCGCCTGGAGCGTGCGCTCCAGCAGGGTCTTCACCTCGTCGTGGCCCACCATCTCCACGGTTCCCGTCTGGCGGGGCTCCTCCACGACGGGCTTGCGCACGGGGGGCGGCGGGACGACGTCGCCCAGGAGGCCCTGGGACTCGCCCAGGCAGCCCTTGCAGATGAACGCACCGGCCGGACCCGCGACCAGGTCGCCGACTTCTCCACGGGGGCGGCAGCAGAACGAGCACCACGCATCCAGCGCCGGATCCGCGCGGGTCGGACCGCGCTCGATGATGCGCTTCTCGCGCCGGCGGCCCCGTGCCGGCTCAGCGTGCACGGGCGACATGTCCTCGTCCGGCGGACGCAGGAGGCCCCCGGGAACGACGACGTCTTCCGCGCCCGAGGCACGCAGCAGCCCCGTCGCAGGGGCCAGTTCATCCTCTTCCGGCGGAAGCAGCATGCCGCCCGGAACGACGACGTCGTCGTCAGGAACACTGCGCTGGCC comes from Corallococcus macrosporus and encodes:
- a CDS encoding ClpX C4-type zinc finger protein, producing the protein MADNPRELIRAAQTAELQGDRTRAAECLEQAAALYQRSGHTSRASQLLRQARQLKARAPDVSPAFTAAMAGGKDAMAFRAVSWSDEVSAAFNDKADARVHTLEESSVTGGAALPSEPGLPKLAGRIAAIGAPSSAEAVTLHDGPRSTSTAEADGPSAENETPVSGGQRQSAASLAAVASGDASRPASDGTAAASTDGQRSVPDDDVVVPGGMLLPPEEDELAPATGLLRASGAEDVVVPGGLLRPPDEDMSPVHAEPARGRRREKRIIERGPTRADPALDAWCSFCCRPRGEVGDLVAGPAGAFICKGCLGESQGLLGDVVPPPPVRKPVVEEPRQTGTVEMVGHDEVKTLLERTLQAGARCLLLVGPEGCGKSLFFQSLQRRGQGVLTTVEALESTPGTEPLLVEDVDRLESGGQAALTAFLASHRERAVVMSARGAVSSLGLWVRGEGGSLPVPTTAGMIEAVQGLVPVSLLERVQVLLPVRRPTVPELVEVARRSLALRQPAVTLSEEVLGAFAAEAVRSPRAGHELQALLSRVYAGSWSLEAAQTPAAPSHNPRGGRKGSP